Proteins co-encoded in one Chrysemys picta bellii isolate R12L10 chromosome 13, ASM1138683v2, whole genome shotgun sequence genomic window:
- the MAPRE1 gene encoding microtubule-associated protein RP/EB family member 1 isoform X2, with the protein MAVNVYSTSVTSDNLSRHDMLAWINESLQLNLTKIEHLCSGAAYCQFLDMLFPGSVALKKVKFQAKLEHEYIQNFKILQAGFKRMGVDKIIPVDKLVKGKFQDNFEFVQWFKKFFDANYDGKEYDPVAARQGQETAPAPTLVAPVLNKPKKALSSGSAAPQRPIVTQRTTAAPKTGTGMVKKAPVGIVEDESAELIQQINVLKLTVEDLEKERDFYFGKLRNIELICQENEGESDPVLQRIVEILYATDEGFVIPDEGAPQEEQEEY; encoded by the exons ATGGCAGTTAATGTGTATTCTACTTCAGTGACCAGTGATAACTTGAGTCGACATGACATGCTTGCCTGGATCAACGAGTCTTTGCAGTTGAACTTGACAAAGATTGAACACCTGTGCTCGG GTGCTGCCTACTGTCAGTTTCTGGACATGCTCTTCCCTGGTTCTGTAGCACTCAAGAAAGTGAAATTTCAAGCAAAGTTGGAACATGAATACATTCAAAACTTCAAGATTCTACAAGCAGGTTTTAAGCGAATGGGTGTTGACAAA ataaTCCCTGTGGACAAATTAGTGAAAGGAAAATTTCAGGACAATTTTGAATTTGTTCAGTGGTTCAAAAAATTTTTTGATGCAAACTATGATGGGAAAGAGTATGACCCTGTTGCGGCTCGACAAGGCCAAGAAACAGCTCCAGCACCCACCCTTGTTGCTCCAGTACTGAACAAACCCAAGAAAGCTCTCAGTTCCGGCAGTGCAG CTCCTCAGAGGCCCATTGTTACTCAGAGAACCACAGCAGCTCCTAAAACTGGCACTGGAATGGTTAAAAAGGCTCCTGTGGGAATAGTAGAGGATGAATCAGCAGAGCTGATCCAGCAG ATCAATGTATTGAAACTTACTGTTGAAGATCTGGAGAAGGAGAGGGACTTCTACTTTGGCAAACTGAGAAATATCGAATTGATCTGCCAAGAGAATGAAGGGGAGAGTGATCCAGTGTTGCAGAGGATTGTGGAAATTCTTTATGCAACAGAT GAAGGCTTTGTGATACCTGACGAAGGAGCACCACAAGAGGAACAAGAAGAGTATTAA
- the MAPRE1 gene encoding microtubule-associated protein RP/EB family member 1 isoform X1 — protein sequence MAVNVYSTSVTSDNLSRHDMLAWINESLQLNLTKIEHLCSGAAYCQFLDMLFPGSVALKKVKFQAKLEHEYIQNFKILQAGFKRMGVDKIIPVDKLVKGKFQDNFEFVQWFKKFFDANYDGKEYDPVAARQGQETAPAPTLVAPVLNKPKKALSSGSADDSYLGATEMKAARTDASSLKKMAMIAPQRPIVTQRTTAAPKTGTGMVKKAPVGIVEDESAELIQQINVLKLTVEDLEKERDFYFGKLRNIELICQENEGESDPVLQRIVEILYATDEGFVIPDEGAPQEEQEEY from the exons ATGGCAGTTAATGTGTATTCTACTTCAGTGACCAGTGATAACTTGAGTCGACATGACATGCTTGCCTGGATCAACGAGTCTTTGCAGTTGAACTTGACAAAGATTGAACACCTGTGCTCGG GTGCTGCCTACTGTCAGTTTCTGGACATGCTCTTCCCTGGTTCTGTAGCACTCAAGAAAGTGAAATTTCAAGCAAAGTTGGAACATGAATACATTCAAAACTTCAAGATTCTACAAGCAGGTTTTAAGCGAATGGGTGTTGACAAA ataaTCCCTGTGGACAAATTAGTGAAAGGAAAATTTCAGGACAATTTTGAATTTGTTCAGTGGTTCAAAAAATTTTTTGATGCAAACTATGATGGGAAAGAGTATGACCCTGTTGCGGCTCGACAAGGCCAAGAAACAGCTCCAGCACCCACCCTTGTTGCTCCAGTACTGAACAAACCCAAGAAAGCTCTCAGTTCCGGCAGTGCAG ATGACAGTTACCTGGGAGCCACAGAAATGAAGGCTGCAAGAACAGATGCTTCTTCCTTAAAGAAAATGGCGATGATTG CTCCTCAGAGGCCCATTGTTACTCAGAGAACCACAGCAGCTCCTAAAACTGGCACTGGAATGGTTAAAAAGGCTCCTGTGGGAATAGTAGAGGATGAATCAGCAGAGCTGATCCAGCAG ATCAATGTATTGAAACTTACTGTTGAAGATCTGGAGAAGGAGAGGGACTTCTACTTTGGCAAACTGAGAAATATCGAATTGATCTGCCAAGAGAATGAAGGGGAGAGTGATCCAGTGTTGCAGAGGATTGTGGAAATTCTTTATGCAACAGAT GAAGGCTTTGTGATACCTGACGAAGGAGCACCACAAGAGGAACAAGAAGAGTATTAA